The genomic window AAGCTTGAAAGTCGTAGAACCATCTTTTACAACAGCACCCAAGTCATCGCCTGTGTACGCATACTTTTGATCAAACTCATCAGTGCGAACAATCTTAGAACCTTTAACAGTTGAAGCAGACACTGTTTTAGGCATTCCACCAACACCCTTAATGTTGATTTCATACATTTTCTTAAGATCTAATTCGTTCTTTGCAGTGATTACGATCCTATTATCCACAACAGCAACTTGCGAAATATCTATTGTCTTGTGTTGATTTTTCTTTGAATCTGTAACATCAGTTACAGTAACATTTTTCTTCTCAACTTCCGAAGGGTCGCCGCTCACGTTTACAGTAAATTCCTTAAAAGACGTAATATCAGCATTAATAGCATTAGCCTTCGTGTTGATTACGTTTGGGCTTAAGTAAACTCTACTATCGCCCTGCATAAGCCAGATTTCAGCATTACCAGTGTTACCATCTTCGCTTAAAGTAATTGCTTTTGCAGGAATTGGGCGATCGCCTTCGCCAGGATCTTTAGAAACCCAATCGTTGCCTTGCATAGAATAGCGCACAATAAACTTTGAATCTTTTATGCCAGAATCATTGTGGAATGTATATTCTGCAATCTTACCGAAATCATCATGAGCCGTAAAATCTTGCTTTACGCCCTTCTCACTACCGCACCAAGTCCAAAGATTCCAACCAGCGTAATCCTTGTTTGTTCTGCGGTAGTGAACAGTAACATTTAATGTTTTAATGCTATTAAGCTTGTTAGAGACTTCAGATGGAGGTTCTGCAAAAGTATTTGAATCTCCTCCGTAAACCCAAGCTTCGCCAACACCATCTTCGATTTGCCAGATATTACGATCTCCGCCGTCCTTATGCCAGTCCTGACCATCAACGGGTTTCTCGGTAATAATAAATCCAACTTTTCCGCTCTCGTAAGTGCCATCAGCTTCAACTGCGTAAGTCTTACCAAAAGCGTCTTGACCATTGAATTCATGCCAAGCACCTTTTATCTCTTGACCATCTGCATTTTTAAGACCCCAGATATAGACGCCCATATGGCGATTGTCACCATATTTTTGCTTATAGTGAATAACAATCTTTGTCTTTAATTCAGTAGGCTTTGAAGATGTGTCCTCAACCTTGCAAGGAATGCTAGCAGATTCAGAACCTTTCAAATCGGCATCTACTACATAAGTTTTCGAACCAGCTTGAATTTCAAAGTTTGCTCCAGACTGATTGTTCTTGTTATACCAATTACTTCCACCGTCATTAAATACAGCAGTAATTTGCTTGCCATTATTAGGAATTGTTCTTGCAAACCAACCATCGCAAACTTTGCGCATTGGTCTACCAGGAACTGCAGTCCAAGATCCATTGCCGATTTGATAATGAATATTTACAGAACTTGGATTACCTGCTTTATTTTTAGCATTAAAATAGACAGTTGTTGACTGGTCTTTAGCATCGTCAACATTGTATTTTGGATCAGATTCATCACGTGCTGGACCAGCTTTACTAGCGCTATCTGCTTTAGAATCCACATGCAAAGCAATTGCAGAATAAGGAGCAATAGTCGCAGCAACCTTGCCATCTGTAACTTTAACAGTCTTAGAGCAATTCCCCGCAGCATAAACGTTGCAATACTCACCATTTGGCAAATCAGTAGTATACAAAACTTTCTTTGCGTTTGGAGTATTGTTAATTGCTAAGAAGCCCTTGCCTGCGCGGCTAAATGCAATGTTATTATTGTCACTCTCCTGCCAATTAGTGACTTGAGCACCATTTACAGCATTAAAGAAGCCAACCATTCCACGAATCGAAGTCCAACGCTGAGTGCACTGCCAACCAGTTGTTGGAGAACAATCTACATTTGGAACAGAGGTTTCAGTCGCACCAGGCGCACCATCATCCTTATTTTTTGCATCAAACCTATACCCCGAGTAAATGTTTGGGTTTCCGTAAGGGTAGCCAAGCATAAACGCGTTTGCAAGCTCGTAGCGAGGACCATCCTTATAAGTAAGAGTGCGCACATAATTTTCTCGAGGAGTATCCCAATTAGTAACAAAAATTGAAGCTTTATCGCTTGGAACAAGTCCATTAGTAATATTCTTTAGATTCGAAATTGAACCATAAAAATTGCTCTTTAATCGGTAGGAATACTGGAATTCGTTGACTTCACCTTCCTTTAAATGCTGATCTGGCTGTATTTCTTTAGCTTCAGAAGGATCACCAATCGTCTCCTGCATCCACCAAATCTTGTCAGGCGTAGTGTGCGCAGCATCAGCAGCAGCTTTCTTAATCGCAGCCATATCTGTTGGAGAAATATGCTTTACTGCATCGATACGGAAGCCAGCAACACCAAGTTTCAGCAAATTAGCAAAGTACTTGCCTAAAGTTTCGCGCACATGCTGCTTTGACGTATCCAAATCAAGCAAGCCAACAAGCCTGCGATTCCACACTTCCTCCGCATTGTTATAGTGCTCAATATTCCTAGCATCTTGATGGAAATCATCCTTCTTATATCCAGCATCTGGGAAATCTTCTTTAGCAGCGCTATATTGGCTCCCACCAACACCCTCTGTATGAGTGTCACCAGCACCAGTCATGTGATTAATAACAGCATCCGCAATAATTCCAACACCTGCAACTTTGCAAGTGTCAATCATGCTCTTAAACTCATTTTCAGTACCGAGTTTTGACTTTAATTTATAGCTAACAGGCTGATAAGAAGTCCACCACTGAGTACCCTTTACATGCTCATTTGGAGGAGACACCTGCACATACTTAACACCCTCAGGACCATAAGTTGTTTTGCATTCTTGAGCAATACTCTTCCAATTCTGCTGGAATGCAGTAACAATAACGCCCTTACGGTTAAGAGTTAGATTGCTAGATTGAGGATTACTAGATTCACTACTAGACTCACTACTAGCGCTTGCATTGCCAACAACAGCAAAACCTGTTATTAACATTGCACTCGCTGCAATCATAGAAACTATTTTCGACGCAAGGTGGCGATGAGCGACCATCTGCATATCCTTTCCTCCGTTGGCACAAACATGCTTCTATATTGTTTTATTCCATGCAAAACATGAAAACTATAGGTGACACAACTATGTTTCACTTCTTATTACAACCAACTTTGGTTTACACATAAGATTGCTTATTTTGAACGCAAATCGCCATAAGCACATTGAATTTTTCGCAATTTTGCACGTAAGGAGCTATTATAACACTTTTGCAATTTTTACAAAAGTCAAAAATACAACTGCTATATCAGTTACGCTTGTAGTCGAATCGACCTGCCTTCGAGCTTAGAGCGTAGCGTGCGAACAACACAATACGACGCAAATTCAGTACAAACGCACTACAGTTTTGTTTGTTTGTGTAGTGCGTTTGTATCAAATTTTGGCATTTTTTGGTACAAACGCACTACAAGATTCTACCTGAGAGTCAGCAGTAGTAGCCGCTTGCATCTAGGCGAGCGTCTGGGTTTAGCAGCATAGCTTTTTCTGCTTCGTGACCATCGTAGCGAGTGCCATCCGGAAGGCGCGTGCCATCCTTCAGCAAGTGACGATTCTCAACAGGCTCGAACAAAGCAGATCGACCCATCATGCCTTCCTCAAATCGCCTCTGGCCCGCAGCCAAACGCGCATTCGCCTTGGTACGCCAATTCTTAAGCGCATCCGCACCAGCGCTAGCTGCCACAGCAGCCTCAAACGCACCAGGGTGAACTAATGCCACAAATCCGCTAACGTGACCGAAGCCGAGCGAAGTTGCGAGAGCAACCTTCACTGCACAAGAACCTGCACAATCGCCAATGCGCATCGGCTCACGCAACCAAACCATGTGGTCGTCGCGCGCAAGCTTAGGATCCACGCAGTCAAGTGATGCGTTTCCAGGGATTACGCCACTTCTAAACAGCTGTGTCAAACCGTTGATTTGGAAGATGCACGCACCACCCTTTGCATGTCCGGTCAGCGTCTTTTGGCTGATTACGAACAGTGGATTGCCTTCCGTGCGTCCGATTGCGTGCGCAAGAGTATTGTGCAGTTCGGATTCGTTCGGATCGTTTGCGTTCGTGGAAGTATCGTGCTTAGAAACCACAGCAATATCGTCCGGAATAACGCCAAGCGCTGCCAAATCGCGCACGAGCTTAGACTTAGCTCCACCCATGCCCGCAGCCAAAGCACCCAAGCCCGGAGCAGGAATAGAAGTGTGAATGCCGTCAGCATACGAATGAATGAATCCGACTACGCCAGCAACAGGTAAACCAAGCTTCAAAGCAATATCGCCGCGCGTAACCAAAATCGTACCGCCGCCTTGTGCTTCAAGGAAGCCGCCGCGTCTGCGATCGTTTGCGCGAGAGAAGAATCGTGGATCGATGCCCTTCGCATACATTTCTTCGCTATTGGCAGTTGCGTTCATATTGCCGAAGCCAACTACGGATTCCACACCGATATCGTCAATTGCGCCAGTTACTACGAAGTCAGCTTTGCCGAGAGCAATCTTGTCGACGCCTTCTTCGAGCGAAACCGCTGCAGTTGCGCATGCAGACACTGGCTGAACCATATTTCCGTAGCCGCCGATATAGGTTTGCATTACGTGAGCTGCAACAACGTTTGGAAGCGCCTCTTGCAATACGTCCGTAGGAATTTCGTGGTTAAGGAAGCGATCCAAGTACAGTTTGCGCATTGAACTCATGCCGCCGAAACCGGTTCCTTGCGTGGAAGCAACCATCGACGGATGCACAGATTGCAAAATCTCCGAAGGCGTGAAACCAGCAGAAATATAAGCGTCTACAGTTGTGACAATATTCCACAGCGCAATCGTGTCAACACTTCCAACCATTGAAGCTGGAATACCCCACTTCAGCGGATCGAAGCCCTTAGGGAATTGTCCACCGACGGTTCTGGTCATTGCAGCCCTACGCGGCACGCGAATCATAGAACCTGCCTTGCGCGTAACAGTCCATTCGCCAGATTCTGCATCGCGAGCAATCTCAGTGTGCGATTCGTCAAGCGCCACGTATTCGCGCGCAATTGTTTCTGTTGGAACGCTGAAACTCACGTCGTGATCGAGGAAGATTTCTGCTTCTTCTTCGTTCGCTCCATCCTTGTAGTCGCCACCCATGCCGGTTTCGAATGGTCGAATACCGGAGCGCGCCACTACTTCATCGCGATATTTCTCTGCAATATCTTCTTCTGGAACAAGCGTGCCTTCAGCATCATACCAGCCTGGCTTTGGTGAATCCTGCCAAGTAAGCAAGCCCATATTCCAAGCCAATTCTAGTACTGCTCCTGCAGAAAGCTCCACGGATCCATCTTCGCGAATTCCAAGTTCTGCTTCGAAACGAGTACGTCCAGAACCCCATGGTCCAAGTTCGCCGACTGAGACGATTACAATTTCGTCTTCTGGACGCGCTGTTACGTTCTTCCAATCAGCCAAGTTGACTCGCGGCTGAGTTGGCACGTAAGGCGTTGGAAGTGCTTTGTTGGTTGATTGAGCAGTTGATTTAACAGAAGATTCTGCAGCTTCTTCTGCAGCTTCCGCAGCTTCAGCACGCTTCTGATCTTCCAGTGCTTCTGCACGAAGAGCATTCAAATCAAGAGGCTCCTTGCCTAATCCACCCGTAAGATCAACGTTCAAAGGCGCGATTGCGGCCTGTTCGCGCGCTTCCTTCGTGCACAAATCGAGCAAACGATCTGCCATTTCTTGCGTTGAGTAGGTAGTTAATCCATGACGTTCAACTACAGCCACAAGCGGATCATTTCCACCCATTAAGCCGGTTCCACGCACCCATCCAATCTTAGGATGCGCAAAAGTCACGCGATCCGACCACACACTTTCTGCATGCGCACGGTTCACAATCGCGTCGAAAGCACTCTTGACTTCGCCGTAAGCACCATCGCCGCCGAACATACCTCGGTTTGGAGAGCCAGGTAACACAACGTGCATACGATGTTGTACATCTGTATCTGCTCCAATCTGTGCAAATCCGGCGATTGCACGCTCCACACCCCACAGCATCAAGCGCGATTGCGATTCAAAAAGCGAACCAGAATCAGCCAAAGTACCGTGAACTGGTGGAGCTGCAAACGGGAAGAACATGCTCGGCTCGTAAGCAGGCTTCAAAATAGTAGTAGTTGCGCCGCTAACTTTCTTCGAAACTGTGCCAACCCACTTTACAAGCGCGTCAACATCGCGATAACTAGACAAGTTTGCTGGAACAAGCCACAACTTTGCGCCCATTTGAGCGTTTTCGCGATACGCTTTCTTCGCCCAAGACTTAACGCTCGGCTTGAAACTGTGCGAAGTTGCGATAACCGTAGCTCCACCCTTAAGCAAGCCCGTTACTACGCGAGCAGCAATCGAATTAGGAGCAACGCCTGTAACTACTGCAACTTCTCCTGCAAAACGAGTTGCTTGAGCAGTATCGGCGTTGTTTTGCGCAAGTTTATTGCGAGAATCGCGAACAATACCATTAAATATTGTTGCAAGATTGTTTAATTCGCGAGATTTAGAAAGACTTGCAAACCACTCAGCTTCCGAAGCTACTGCTTCCCCTGCACCAAGGAAACTACCAAAATCATTTAAGATTTCAGAAACTTCATTTACCTGAATATCAACATTCTTTCCAGCATACTTGTAGTACAAGCGAGCAACGTCTTCGCGAGCCGAAGCCCAGCGGTCGTCGAAAAGAATTGCCTTTCGCTCATCAAATCGAGGAGCCACCTGCTTTGGCCAATCTGCACCAAGCTCAGCTTCAACAGCAGACACAACAGCAGCATTTTCGTCACTTTCAGTTTCTGCTTTAGGAGCCTCAACACCAAGCTTTGCTAGCACAAACTTAGCAGTTGCAGCAAGTATGCCATCTGCGCCAACAACCTGCTGAGCAAAAGCGTCAAGAGCTGCAGAATCAACAACAGCACCGCCGGCTGCGCCAGCAGCACCAGGCTGAGAAACGCTAACGCCGTGAGCTTGAGCAACTTGTGCAATTGCTGCGTCGATTAAAGCGTCAGCTGCAGCAGTATTCTTTGCAGGATCAGTTGAAAGTTGCGCAAGATTTTCACCGCGCACGCTAGCACCTTCACGCGTTTGCAAAACCAAAGCCGCAAGAACGTGCGCACGCCAGCCTTCTCCAAGTTGCCAGACTTCAGAGATTCGCTTGTCAATTTGCGCTGGTTTCACACCGGCTGCACCGAAAAGCGCACGCAAACGTTCGCGCACAATATCGGAAAGCACGGCACCAAAAGCTTTATAGCGAGGAGCAACCGAATCAACTAACTTTTTAAGCGCACTCATTGGAGCTTCTGCAGCACCGTCCACGCTTGCCACGCCAAGCTCGGAACTAATATCCATAAGAAGCTGGTTTCTGCGCGAAGATACGCCATTTGTAAGCGTATCAGTTGTATCAGTGTCGCCGATTTGGTCAAGACGGATTTTTGCACTATACGCAATAAGCATTGAGATTGCGTCGGATGCTTTGAATGGCAAGTCTGCTACAGGTCCGCTTGCTGCTGCATTAGCTGCAGGAGCAGCAGAGACAACATTTGCTGCAGGAGCTGCAGGAGCAGTAGTCGCATCAGCAGTGCTACTTGCTTCTTGATTATCTTCCTCAGTAAACACTTCAGGCACAAGCGAATCAGTGTCAGTCATATAAACGCGACCTTCGTCACGACCAACGTTGTAAACAGTCACTTTTTCGCCACTAAACTCCGGCAAAGCAAGAGTTTTAGCACCAAGATTTGCCAAAGTTGGCGCGTTTCCTAAACCAACTTCAACGTACTCTTCAACGCCAAGACCACCGCGAGCGCGATCGGCAAACATAAGAGCCTGCGTTTCAATCCAACGAACTGGAGAAGCGAACTGCCATGAAAGAAGCTCCGTAAGAAGCAATCTACCGAGCTTCTGCTCATCCTCTGCATAAGATTTCCACGTAGTTTCATCTTCCAAAGCTGCTTCAATGCGCTCAGATGGCACAACATCCAAAATCTTTTGCGCAAATTCTCGCGTAAGCTCAAACGGGCAAGCCACGAGGTTTGGAATGTAACGGCCTACAAGCACAGAGTAATCAATATGCTTCGGCAGCAGCGAATCGAGCTTGTCGCGGAATTCTGGCACACCCTTTCGAAGAATTCGAGAGTGGAACGGCACGTCAATTCCTGGAACAAACATGAATGGAGGCTTGCCGCCATACTCTTTAGCCCTCTTGGCAGAATCTTGAGCCAAAGCTTTCAAACCTTTTATTGTGCCTGCTATTGCGTATTGTTGACCTGCCAAATTGTAGTTTACGATTTGCAAGAATTCGCCAGTTTGCTTAGAGATTCCTTCAACGTACGCGTTTACACCATCATCGTCCACACCGAACTGGTTTGGACGCAAAGCACCCATTCGATAGTTGGATCGTCCTTGCTCATCTCGCTCAATCAAGTGATGCATTGTAGATCCGCGGTGGAACACGAGTTCCAACACGGTTTCTAGCGGAATAATTTGAGCGAAGGAGCTTAGCGCATTGTATTCGCCAAGCGAGTGACCAGCAAAATACGCAGGCCAAATATCGCATCCTGCTTCTCTTAAGCGAGCGGTTTGCGCAAAAGCAACAGTAGCGAGCGCAACTTGAGTAAATTGTGTTAAGTTGAGCAAGCCTTCTGGATGACGATATGTTACGCCATTTGCTGTTAATTCCTTAGGATTATCTCGCACTACAGCAAGAATTGAGAATCCTAGTTTTTCGCGAGTGAGTTTGTCTGCGCGCTCCCAAGTTTCGCGCACAGCTGGCGATTTGGCGCGCTCATCCAATGACATTCCTTGTTTTTGAATACCTTGTCCTGGATATACGAATGCTGCTCGCGGCGCGCGTGTAAGTGCGCTCGCTTTAGAAACTATTTGCCCGTTTACTCGGCATGTGATTTCTAGCGCTAGCCCTCCGCGGCGTACTTTCCCTACTCGTTCTACGGTAATTTCTACCTCGTCGTTAAGCTGCACCATGCCGTACATGTTGTACGTCCAGCCAACAAGATCATAGTGTGCGCCTTTTTCATCCAATGCTTGAGCAACATGCTGAGCTGCTGCTGAAAGCCACATTCCGTGTACTAGAGGTGCGGAAAGTCCAGAGATTGCGGCTCCTCTTTTGGATGTGTGTATTGGGTTAAAGTCACCTGATGTGCGCGCAAAAGCTGTCATGTCTTTAGGTGCGCGAATTACGACGCGTCTAAGCGCTCGTCTAGGCGTGTTGTCTACGCTAAATCCGTGTAATTCTGCCGCATCTCCGTATTCTGGAGCAGGCTTTGGTAGTGCTGCACTGTAGCTTCGTCCACGAATCGCGAATCGTTCTGTTTCGTGCGCGATTTTTGTTCCGTCTTGCGCATTGTGAATTATGTGTATTGTCACTACTCGCCCAGAAGCTGATTCGGCGTAATCTTCTGCCCAACCAGTGAGGTTTATGCGTGTTCCAACATATTTTTGCAGGTCGTCTGTAGATAAATCTAGTTCTATTAGGTGGTCTAAATGTACTGCGTTGAGTAGTCCTTCAATTACTGGGTATCCGTCTACCATTACGGATCCTAGTGCTGAGTATATTGTTGGCCATGCTGGACCTACTAGCGCGTCTGGCACGATTCTTGATGCTTGCAAACCTTCTGGCAGGCGTCCAGCTGTAGCAGATTCGTGGTCGATTCCTAGGTTTCTAGAAAGCGTGTATGCTGATTTAATCACGCCAAATGGTATTTCGCAGGCTGTTTCACATGTTGTTTCACAGGCTGATTTGTTAGCTTTTCCACAAGCTATTTCTTTTTTAACTTGCTCGCACGCTTCTTGGCTTGCGTCTACTTTTGGCATTTCACTTAAAACATCTCCAGTAATCGCAGTATTTCCAATGCCTGCGGTTGCTGCCAACATGTTATAAACGTGTTTTGGTAGTCGCTCGCGGTCTACTACTGGTATGCTTCCAGCACGCTTTGCGTCTACAATAAGCGGAATTACTATATCTCTAACAGCATGATTTTTTCCGCTGTTCTTTACGCTATTCTTGATACCGTTTTCATTGTCGGCTTCATGCTCATCCCAGAACGTGTCTAGTTTAATGTCTAAATCAAGCTTAATTACGCTATTTTCTTCACTTATTACGGTTATAACATAGTTTTCACTATTATTTTGCGTTTTATAAGCAGGATTATTGGTTACGTGACCAATCCAAGAAATATTCGGACATGAGCGCACATATTCTTCAATATTTTGCGCACAGTCTATTTGGCTAAACGCGTTTTGATTAAAGCCCAGAGGCAAGTCGCCAGCAGCCGAACCATTTATAACCGCAGCCTCAAATCTTCCTAAAATATCCGCGATTGGCTCATCCATTGTGATTATGCCTGCAACAGAAATAGGTCCTGGAATTACTCGCACAGCATCCGCAGAATATCGCGAATCTTCCGACTGCCAAAGCTGATCCTGACCCCACCAGCGAAGAAGATCATTGTCAATTACTGGCACAAATGGCATTGGCTTAGGATATTCACGCACCAAGGTTGGGAACCACGCAGCATCCATTGGAACAACGTTCATCGTGCTCGCATTAGGAAAAACTTGCACAAGAGAATCGAGAGCAGACTGAGGATTTTCAGCAATCTGCTTAATATCTGGCAAAATCGAAGTAAATTCGCCAGAATCTTGGCTTATTAAACGTGCTTCAATACGCTGTAACAAATGCATGTAGCGATCCGCGTAAGTAGGATCTGCCCAAGGATAGCTTAAATCAAGGAATCGCTGCGCAAACTGGGTATATGTCATATTTTCAACATCGCCAAAATATGGTTTAGCAGTAGAGTTAAGCGCGCGAATCACTTCATCTCTGCGGCTAGAAAGCTCTTCTGGATGCTTCATCATATGAACAAGAAGACGACCACAGCGCGCGGACGCATTCTCAATTTCGTAAATATCTGCGTGCAAATGGCTTAATCCGCTTGTTACTCCGCCAACAACCTTTCCAGAAGGCACCCAGCGCTCGCCAATCGGAGCAAACGGATCTTCACTTGCGCCAAGACCTTCCACACACGCATCATTTGCTTCTGTAATTCCTGGCGTCTCCACCAACATGCGCTTAACTTGCGCGCTTGTGTGCGCTTCCTTTGCTGTCATTGCTGCAGTGCCAATCATCACAGCATCTACTGGCATATTTGGCAAATCGTACTTATTGGACCATTCGCCACTAATGTAGTCTGCTGCACGAGCTGGAGTGCCGATTCCGCCACCTGCTACAAGCACCAAATTATTGCATTCGCGCACTTGAGCATAAGTGCTAATCAGCAAATCATCTAGCGACTCCCAAGAGTGGTGGCCGCCTGCAGATCCGCCTTCTACTTGCGCAATAATTGTTGCTGGCTTAACAGCTTTTGCAATGCGAACTACTTGGCGAATCTGCTCTACTGTTCCTGGCTTAAAAGCAACATACGGGAATCCGTCGGCTTGAAGAGTTTTAACAAGTTCTTTTGCCTCGTCTAACTCTGGGATTCCTGCAGATATTACAACGCCGTCGATTGGCGCTCCAGAAGCACGCTTTTTTGGAACTATACGTTTGCTGCCAAATTGCAAATTCCACAAATAGCGGTCCATAAACATGGCGTTGAATTCTACGGTTGCTCCTTCTTGCAATTGCTTGCTCAAAGAATCCATGTGCCTGTCGAATACTTCTTCTGTTACTTGTCCACCGCCTGCAAGTTCTGCCCAATATCCTGCGTTGGCTGCGGCGGCTACAATTTCTGGGTCTACTGTGGTTGGAGTCATGCCAGCAAGAAGCACAGGAGCTTTGCCTGTTAGCTTGCTGAATTTTGTTACAACTTTCTTTCCAGCTGGAGTATCGATTACTCGCGGCGCAAAATCCGCCCAGCAGCCGGTACGCAATAATTCAGCTTCTGCAGCGCTAGTTGTGCTTGCTTTTGCGCGCGCGTTCATTGTTCCAACTTCTACTACGCCAGCTCCGCTTCCTTGTAGTAGCACGTTTGTTAGCTTGCCAAGCACTTCTCCTGGACCCATGTCTAATACGTATAGCTCTCGCGCATTCACGTTATTTAAAACTTTTTCTATTTGCTTCGCCCAATCTACTGGCTCTACTAGCACAGCGTTTGCAAGCTTTAGTGCAAGTTCAGCATCTAATCCTGCGTCCTTTGCCCAGGCTTCAACTTGTTCTACAGCAGGTTTCATGATTGGAGAATGGAATGGCACTGTAACATCTAAATACTCTGCGATTGGCGCAAAAACCGATCCGCCTCGTTCCTTCATTTCGCGCATTTTTTTGGAGCGCTGCGACTCTTTCTGTGCCTGATTTTGCACGGCTTCCATGTCTTCTGGATATCCTGATAGCACAATGTGATTTCGCGAGTTTTTAACTGCGATTGATATAACGCCTCTGGTTCTTTCTACTCGCTTAATCAAGGCTTTTGCCTGTTCAAACGTAACGCCTTTTAGCGATAGCATTGGTGTTTTTTCGCCGTTTCCACTGATTTCTAACATTCGCGCTTCGCGGTCTGCTGCTGCTCCGATTATGTATGAGATTGCTATAAGTTCAGCTATTTGGTTTTGCGCGTTTTGCCATGACCCTGCTTTTATACGAGCTTCTACTATTTTTGCGGCTATTATGCCTTGAGAGTGTCCAAGGCTTGCAATTGGCTTGTTTACTTCAAAGTTGTAGCCTAAGTTTGTTAGGTCTCTTACGCTTGCAAGCTGAGCAATTGTGATTCCTGGTACGCTTAATTGTGCGCTGGCTGTGTTGATTTTAGAATTTTCTAAAGCATCGAATACGTTTATGTCACTTCCAGCATTTGCTAATAACTGTGGATATATGTTTGATAGTAAAGTTTTTGCTAATTTGTTATATTCGCGTAATTCTTTATTTAATTCTGCATCGTTTTGTGTTTCTTTTAAGGCTTGCACCCATGGTGTGGATTGTCCTGCGAAGGTAAGAATGTGTGGTGTTTGTGCGAGCTGGTCAAATAAGTATGTTGTCATTTTATTTTCCTTTGTTCGTGGGTTTAAGTTTTATTTTTAAAATTTATTTGTGCTTTTTGGATTATTTGTGTTTTTTGGATTTATTTATCTTTGGTCGCTTTATGCGCGGTTGCTGGCGACTTTTGAGTGCTTTCCAAATCATTCCCGAATTATTCCCGAATTATTCCCAAATCACATTGGCTGGTTTCCATGATGCTTCCCCGTTCTCGAAACACGTTTTTTACTTCTTAAAATCTTCAAAGAATTAGCAATAACATCTCTTGTTTGCTCTGGATCTATCATTGCGTCAATCTGGCCAGTTTC from Gardnerella vaginalis ATCC 14018 = JCM 11026 includes these protein-coding regions:
- the pulA gene encoding type I pullulanase yields the protein MVAHRHLASKIVSMIAASAMLITGFAVVGNASASSESSSESSNPQSSNLTLNRKGVIVTAFQQNWKSIAQECKTTYGPEGVKYVQVSPPNEHVKGTQWWTSYQPVSYKLKSKLGTENEFKSMIDTCKVAGVGIIADAVINHMTGAGDTHTEGVGGSQYSAAKEDFPDAGYKKDDFHQDARNIEHYNNAEEVWNRRLVGLLDLDTSKQHVRETLGKYFANLLKLGVAGFRIDAVKHISPTDMAAIKKAAADAAHTTPDKIWWMQETIGDPSEAKEIQPDQHLKEGEVNEFQYSYRLKSNFYGSISNLKNITNGLVPSDKASIFVTNWDTPRENYVRTLTYKDGPRYELANAFMLGYPYGNPNIYSGYRFDAKNKDDGAPGATETSVPNVDCSPTTGWQCTQRWTSIRGMVGFFNAVNGAQVTNWQESDNNNIAFSRAGKGFLAINNTPNAKKVLYTTDLPNGEYCNVYAAGNCSKTVKVTDGKVAATIAPYSAIALHVDSKADSASKAGPARDESDPKYNVDDAKDQSTTVYFNAKNKAGNPSSVNIHYQIGNGSWTAVPGRPMRKVCDGWFARTIPNNGKQITAVFNDGGSNWYNKNNQSGANFEIQAGSKTYVVDADLKGSESASIPCKVEDTSSKPTELKTKIVIHYKQKYGDNRHMGVYIWGLKNADGQEIKGAWHEFNGQDAFGKTYAVEADGTYESGKVGFIITEKPVDGQDWHKDGGDRNIWQIEDGVGEAWVYGGDSNTFAEPPSEVSNKLNSIKTLNVTVHYRRTNKDYAGWNLWTWCGSEKGVKQDFTAHDDFGKIAEYTFHNDSGIKDSKFIVRYSMQGNDWVSKDPGEGDRPIPAKAITLSEDGNTGNAEIWLMQGDSRVYLSPNVINTKANAINADITSFKEFTVNVSGDPSEVEKKNVTVTDVTDSKKNQHKTIDISQVAVVDNRIVITAKNELDLKKMYEINIKGVGGMPKTVSASTVKGSKIVRTDEFDQKYAYTGDDLGAVVKDGSTTFKLWAPTAAKVELVTYKSTDEKAQEDKKQDMTLGTEDGKLGVWSITTSYAKAGTAYTYKVYFADGTVNNSPDPYAKAAVRNGMRSVVFGGNMATPVSRKASFGKRPTDATIAEMNIRDFSIHESSGVDVAKRGKYLGVIQSGAKKDGKPTGFDYLKSLGITHVQIMPMYDFGSVNEAGDLSYVDKNDKDNPHQNWGYDPINYNVPEGSYASDSANPATRITELKQMVEGLHKAGLRVIMDVVYNHVYNAEKNAFGQTVPGYYFRYNDDGSLSNRSGCGNDTASERKMMRKYIVDSVKYWAKEYGIDGFRFDLMGLIDLETIKEVREAVHAIDPNSIILGEGWDMSQLPYGNRTIQPNAYKLAENNGVAFFNDSFRDAVKGQGDDDVAGFVSGNRGSDNLVMQNLYGCQPGNASCTGRRYANAGQTVQYVEAHDNLNLYDKLKKSLPNETEENLKKRVMLANSLVMFAHGMPFFELGQEFLRSKNGNANSYNAGDGDNSVKWDLVKTNEDAVEYFKALIKLRNEIPALRDSEYSDVNNNMHWIKSSDGINAFSVDNNGKTYVFIFNANSGEFTVNIGKGKYRVRIADGKANSNDESVCPEASVDDNGNYKVSALSTSVLVKDAEKKNDNPFANINVDDVLKYKMNPLDINKLKDGSKPGTQKPNPSTPGHEQTPGTVTPSPQPPVPGPVVPNPAPAPGPHPQPGSNPVNPAPQPAPVPTPTPGETHPGTHEPNSSTPGREQTPGDSDTENHPAPHTLVPDVGTAPSNSESGSASQQGSKSNTPAHEPNNSIESKPNAESHSTSEYQTHSKPKQNVHENSDQSKPAKTKPESSSNSAVSAPAKPSSAAPTPTAPATVQQLKSELRGTLLVRDNNVANAGIVNKVNIRIQNGEFIERLNREGIAYAYAYIYSSPRLLKGSDGSKYVTVRMVNGVPQFDAIFPAGYSGKHTVLLVDESGKQIAWTEVTVVDNGVSKRGGSMLQTGSNIVYTFALFIILTFVAAIARYKVAFR